The Pantoea phytobeneficialis genome has a segment encoding these proteins:
- a CDS encoding CocE/NonD family hydrolase translates to MKTFVTQFPHSVSVTEHLWITLKDGTRLAARMWLPLSASQQPVPAILEYIPYRKRDGTRTRDEPMHGYFAGQGYAVLRVDMRGSGESDGLLEDEYLLQEQEDALEVIDWISQQSWCSGAVGMMGKSWGGFNCLQLAARRPPALKAIITVCSTDDRYNDDIHYKGGCLLNDNLWWGGIMLAYQSRPQDPALVGESWYQDWLNRLENMPFFPALWMDHPLKDAYWKHGSVGEDWSAIQCPVMAVGGWADSYSNAVFRLMDNLDVPRKAIIGPWAHIYPQDGTPEPAIGFLQEAVTWWDRWLKQVDNDALAGPRVQAWLNDSQRPGSQRPQAFGEWIAIDGDTDAVTQPQRWHVQPGSLTTTPLAQESWQAICTQQNHGLFAGEWMGAGVLGESPSDQRMDDGLAESFDSAPLSESLSIYGFPQFSVKLSSDKPAAMLYVRLSDIAPDGASTRVTHGWVNLSHLQGQDKNVPLTPGEVVDVQVQLDGIAWRFAAGHRLRISLATTFWPMIWPMAEVATLRVNLASAALELPVCRQVTAIDGPNPQPTTAANTPLTLLSPGRVERELRYDVVNDSWESVTHGIGGVFGEGVYRFDDIDTTVDHSLRRQLTCHNDDPLSAHYLLTQSMKIGREGWWTETDIELEMRSDLTHFIISGEMKVQHNGEAVFNRRWDRRIKR, encoded by the coding sequence ATGAAAACCTTCGTAACGCAATTCCCCCACAGCGTCAGCGTGACGGAACATCTCTGGATTACCCTGAAAGACGGCACGCGCCTGGCCGCGCGCATGTGGCTGCCGCTCTCCGCCAGCCAGCAGCCGGTGCCCGCCATTCTCGAATACATCCCCTACCGCAAGCGCGACGGGACACGTACCCGTGATGAGCCGATGCACGGTTATTTCGCCGGTCAGGGTTATGCGGTGCTGCGCGTCGATATGCGCGGTAGCGGCGAATCAGACGGCTTACTGGAAGATGAATATCTGTTGCAGGAGCAGGAAGACGCGCTGGAGGTGATTGACTGGATTAGCCAGCAATCCTGGTGCAGCGGTGCGGTTGGCATGATGGGCAAATCCTGGGGTGGTTTTAACTGCCTGCAACTGGCGGCGCGCCGCCCACCTGCGCTGAAAGCCATCATTACCGTATGTTCTACCGACGATCGTTACAACGATGATATCCACTACAAAGGCGGCTGCCTGCTGAATGACAACCTGTGGTGGGGCGGCATCATGCTGGCTTACCAGAGTCGCCCGCAGGACCCGGCCCTGGTAGGGGAAAGTTGGTATCAGGACTGGCTGAATCGGCTGGAAAACATGCCATTCTTCCCGGCGCTGTGGATGGATCATCCGCTGAAAGATGCTTACTGGAAACACGGTTCGGTCGGTGAAGACTGGTCGGCAATTCAGTGTCCGGTGATGGCGGTTGGCGGCTGGGCGGATTCCTACAGCAACGCGGTGTTCCGTCTGATGGACAACCTCGACGTGCCGCGCAAGGCGATTATCGGCCCGTGGGCGCATATCTATCCGCAGGATGGCACGCCGGAACCGGCAATTGGTTTCCTCCAGGAAGCGGTGACCTGGTGGGATCGCTGGCTGAAGCAGGTGGATAATGACGCACTGGCTGGCCCGCGTGTGCAGGCCTGGCTGAACGACAGCCAGCGTCCGGGATCACAGCGTCCCCAGGCGTTTGGCGAGTGGATTGCTATCGACGGCGATACCGACGCGGTGACCCAGCCGCAACGCTGGCATGTGCAACCAGGCAGCCTGACCACCACGCCGCTGGCGCAGGAGAGCTGGCAAGCCATCTGTACCCAGCAGAACCACGGCCTGTTTGCCGGTGAGTGGATGGGGGCGGGCGTGTTGGGCGAAAGCCCGAGCGACCAACGTATGGACGACGGATTGGCAGAGAGTTTTGACAGCGCGCCGTTAAGCGAAAGCCTGAGCATTTACGGTTTCCCGCAGTTCAGCGTCAAACTGAGCAGCGACAAACCGGCGGCGATGCTGTATGTCCGTCTCTCCGATATCGCACCGGATGGCGCATCAACCCGCGTGACACACGGCTGGGTTAACCTGAGCCATTTGCAGGGGCAGGATAAAAACGTGCCACTGACGCCGGGTGAAGTGGTGGATGTGCAGGTGCAACTGGACGGTATCGCCTGGCGCTTTGCCGCCGGACATCGTCTGCGCATTTCGCTGGCGACCACCTTCTGGCCAATGATCTGGCCGATGGCGGAAGTCGCCACCTTGAGGGTGAATCTGGCGAGCGCCGCACTCGAACTGCCGGTATGTCGTCAGGTGACAGCGATTGACGGCCCCAACCCGCAACCGACCACCGCAGCCAATACGCCACTGACGTTACTGTCGCCGGGACGTGTCGAACGTGAGTTGCGTTATGACGTGGTCAACGATAGCTGGGAAAGTGTCACCCACGGTATCGGCGGGGTGTTCGGTGAGGGCGTCTATCGTTTTGATGATATCGATACCACCGTTGATCACAGCCTGCGCCGTCAGTTGACCTGTCATAACGATGATCCGCTGTCAGCCCATTATCTGCTGACGCAGAGCATGAAGATTGGCCGGGAAGGTTGGTGGACGGAAACCGATATTGAGCTGGAAATGCGCAGCGATTTGACGCATTTCATCATCAGCGGCGAGATGAAGGTGCAGCATAACGGTGAAGCGGTGTTTAATCGCCGTTGGGATCGACGGATTAAACGTTAA
- the iolB gene encoding 5-deoxy-glucuronate isomerase: MSLLAKAQQPDSNGRIQHVTPESAGWGYVGFDAYLLKKGQTLKLSSGDKELCLVLVAGFASVKTRHAEFPNLGKRLSPFERIPPYSVYVPHNDEVEVYADSDLELAVCNAPSQGNLPARLIAPEDVGVEHRGKGRNQRLVHNILPDTQPADSLLVVEVYTDEGATSSYPSHKHDQKDSPDETYLEETYYHRFDPEPGFAMQRVYTDDRSLDECMAPYNRDVVTVPRGYHPVATLAGYDNYYLNVMAGPVRLWKFTWEKDHAWVNSDKYPRV; encoded by the coding sequence ATGTCACTACTTGCGAAAGCGCAGCAGCCAGACAGCAATGGCCGTATCCAGCATGTTACGCCGGAAAGCGCGGGCTGGGGATATGTCGGTTTTGATGCTTATCTGCTGAAGAAGGGACAGACGCTGAAACTCAGCAGCGGCGATAAAGAGCTGTGTCTGGTGCTGGTGGCAGGTTTTGCTTCGGTGAAAACCCGTCATGCGGAGTTCCCCAATCTCGGTAAGCGTCTGTCACCGTTCGAGCGTATTCCGCCGTATTCGGTGTATGTGCCGCATAACGATGAGGTGGAAGTCTACGCCGATAGCGATCTGGAGCTGGCGGTGTGCAACGCTCCCAGCCAGGGCAACTTACCGGCGCGCCTGATTGCGCCGGAAGATGTCGGGGTCGAACATCGTGGCAAGGGACGCAACCAGCGTCTGGTGCATAACATTCTGCCGGACACTCAGCCAGCTGATAGCCTGCTGGTGGTGGAAGTCTACACCGACGAAGGCGCGACCAGTTCTTACCCAAGCCACAAGCACGACCAGAAGGACAGCCCGGACGAAACCTACCTGGAAGAGACGTATTACCACCGTTTCGATCCGGAGCCGGGTTTTGCCATGCAGCGCGTGTATACCGACGATCGTTCACTCGACGAATGTATGGCACCGTATAACCGGGATGTGGTGACGGTGCCGCGCGGCTACCATCCGGTGGCAACGCTGGCGGGGTACGATAATTATTACCTGAACGTGATGGCGGGTCCGGTACGTCTGTGGAAATTTACCTGGGAGAAAGATCACGCCTGGGTGAATAGCGACAAGTATCCGCGCGTTTAA
- a CDS encoding CoA-acylating methylmalonate-semialdehyde dehydrogenase translates to MNIVGNFIGGQITHSASNETIPVYDPATGKVIRELTQSTSDEVAQAIEVAHAAFPEWSKTSPLRRARVMFNFKALMEQHREELAALIVSEHGKVWSDALGELTRGIEVIEFACGIPHLIKGENSPNVGGGVDSYSLMQPVGVVAGITPFNFPAMVPLWMFPIALACGNTFVLKPPALDPSASVRMAELLKEAGLPDGVFNVVHSSNEDAEQLYKDPRIAAVSFVGSSGVAEHIYKTASAHGKRVQAFGAAKNHAIVMPDADLDATVNAIMGGAFGSAGERCMALPVVVAVGEGTADKLIARLTPLIKALRVGPGIQKGAEENEMGPVVSAAHQKKVLGYIDKGEQEGAKLVVDGRNYQVPGHAEGYYVGGTLFDNVTSEMTIWREEIFGPVLSIMRSPDFHSALQLVNSHEFGNGSAIFTSNGHTAREFVQDVEAGMVGVNVPVPVPMAFHSFGGWKRSVFGALNVHGPDGVRFYTRMKTATVRWPSGQQTVSEFSMPTLG, encoded by the coding sequence ATGAACATCGTAGGAAACTTTATCGGCGGCCAGATTACCCACAGCGCCAGCAACGAAACTATCCCTGTTTACGATCCGGCGACCGGCAAAGTGATACGCGAGCTGACGCAGAGCACCTCGGACGAAGTCGCTCAGGCGATTGAAGTCGCGCATGCGGCCTTCCCGGAATGGTCGAAGACCTCTCCGCTGCGTCGTGCCCGCGTGATGTTCAACTTCAAAGCTCTGATGGAACAACACCGTGAGGAGTTGGCGGCGTTGATTGTCTCTGAACACGGTAAAGTCTGGTCTGATGCGCTGGGCGAGCTGACGCGCGGTATTGAAGTGATTGAGTTTGCCTGCGGAATCCCGCATCTGATCAAAGGCGAAAATTCACCCAACGTGGGCGGCGGCGTTGATAGCTACTCGCTGATGCAGCCGGTGGGCGTGGTGGCGGGTATTACGCCGTTCAACTTCCCGGCGATGGTGCCGTTGTGGATGTTCCCGATTGCGCTGGCCTGCGGTAACACCTTTGTGCTTAAGCCACCGGCGCTCGACCCGTCAGCCTCTGTGCGCATGGCGGAGCTGCTGAAAGAAGCGGGTCTGCCAGATGGCGTGTTCAACGTGGTGCACTCCTCCAACGAAGATGCTGAGCAGCTGTATAAAGATCCGCGCATTGCGGCGGTGAGCTTCGTCGGTTCATCCGGCGTGGCCGAGCATATCTACAAAACCGCCAGCGCCCACGGCAAACGTGTTCAGGCGTTTGGCGCAGCGAAAAACCACGCCATCGTGATGCCGGATGCGGATCTTGATGCCACCGTGAACGCCATTATGGGCGGCGCATTTGGTTCGGCCGGTGAGCGTTGCATGGCACTGCCGGTGGTGGTGGCCGTGGGTGAAGGCACCGCCGATAAACTGATTGCACGCCTGACGCCGCTGATCAAAGCGCTGCGCGTCGGTCCGGGTATCCAGAAGGGTGCGGAAGAGAATGAAATGGGGCCGGTGGTGTCTGCCGCGCACCAGAAAAAAGTGCTGGGTTATATCGACAAAGGTGAGCAGGAAGGCGCGAAACTGGTGGTGGATGGTCGTAACTATCAGGTGCCGGGCCATGCGGAAGGTTATTACGTGGGCGGTACGCTGTTCGACAATGTGACCTCAGAGATGACCATCTGGCGCGAAGAGATCTTCGGACCGGTGCTGAGCATCATGCGTTCCCCGGATTTCCACAGCGCGCTGCAACTGGTCAATAGCCATGAATTCGGCAACGGTAGCGCCATCTTCACCAGCAACGGCCACACCGCGCGTGAGTTTGTGCAGGATGTGGAAGCGGGCATGGTCGGCGTCAACGTTCCGGTGCCGGTACCGATGGCGTTCCATAGCTTCGGCGGCTGGAAACGTTCGGTGTTTGGCGCGCTGAACGTGCACGGTCCGGACGGCGTTCGTTTCTATACCCGTATGAAAACCGCCACTGTGCGCTGGCCGAGCGGTCAGCAGACGGTGTCTGAATTCAGCATGCCGACCCTGGGTTAA
- a CDS encoding TIM barrel protein, with protein sequence MAIDPTRFCINRKIAPTLSLEAFFQLVQRLGLNKVELRNDMPSGSVTDGLSAAALRALADKYHIEIETINALYPFNRVDDALLAKTEALLQEAQQIGAKALVMCPLNEGIAISPEQTLAALQTLAPRFEHYGIQGLVEPLGFPVSSLRSAVKTQQLIRDAQVPFKLLLDTFHHHLYENAELEFPQEIDVNQIGLVHLSGVEDRRPTAQLTDEERIMLSDKDVLNSVAQVKRLERLGYKGIYAFEPFSSELEKWSAQDIEREIRASIELLQA encoded by the coding sequence ATGGCCATCGATCCCACCCGTTTCTGTATTAACCGTAAAATTGCTCCAACGCTGTCGCTGGAAGCGTTCTTCCAGCTGGTGCAGCGTCTGGGACTGAACAAAGTCGAACTGCGTAACGATATGCCGAGTGGCAGCGTCACCGATGGCCTCAGCGCCGCCGCGCTGCGCGCGCTGGCCGACAAATACCACATTGAAATCGAAACCATCAACGCGCTCTATCCGTTCAACCGCGTTGATGACGCGCTGCTGGCGAAAACCGAAGCCCTGTTGCAGGAAGCGCAGCAGATCGGGGCCAAAGCGTTGGTGATGTGCCCACTGAACGAAGGGATCGCCATCTCCCCGGAACAGACGTTGGCAGCGCTGCAAACGCTAGCGCCGCGCTTTGAACATTACGGTATTCAGGGACTGGTGGAACCGCTTGGCTTCCCGGTCAGCTCGCTGCGTTCGGCGGTGAAAACCCAGCAACTGATCCGCGATGCGCAGGTACCTTTCAAACTGCTGCTGGATACCTTCCACCATCATCTGTACGAAAACGCTGAGCTGGAGTTCCCGCAGGAGATTGATGTGAATCAGATCGGTCTGGTGCACCTGTCGGGTGTGGAAGATCGTCGCCCGACGGCGCAGCTCACCGATGAAGAGCGCATCATGCTGAGTGATAAAGATGTCCTGAACAGCGTGGCGCAGGTGAAGCGTCTGGAGAGACTGGGCTACAAAGGCATCTATGCCTTTGAACCCTTCTCTTCCGAGCTTGAGAAGTGGAGCGCGCAAGACATCGAACGTGAAATCCGCGCCAGTATCGAATTGCTACAAGCCTGA
- a CDS encoding MFS transporter, giving the protein MPDQPAAEPALTPFRLNLLILSIVMFNFASYLTIGLPLAVLPGFVHDGLGYSAFWAGLVISLQYLATLLSRPHAGRYADQWGPKKVVVIGLFGCFISGLCILLSALTESWTVLSLGLLCLGRVILGIGQSFSGTGTSLWGVARVGSLHIGRVISWNGIVTYGAMAIGAPLGVVIFHSGGLLLLSGVIIAICVLAIALALPRAPVKGSKAKPLPFRDVLGKIYGFGLILAMGSAGFGVIATFITLFYKDKGWDGAAFALTLFSAAFVGTRLLFPNAINRLGGLRVASICFAVEAVGLFLVAASFDPWMAKVGAFFTGAGFSLVFPAIGVVAVKVVPQQNQGSALATYTAFMDLSLGITGPIAGFIMSFAGVPLVYFLTALLVCLALVCTLRMSRRQPASPPIEIKEN; this is encoded by the coding sequence ATGCCTGACCAGCCTGCTGCGGAACCTGCTTTAACGCCTTTCCGTCTGAATTTACTGATTCTCTCCATCGTGATGTTCAACTTTGCCAGCTATCTCACCATTGGTTTGCCATTGGCGGTGCTGCCCGGCTTTGTCCATGACGGCCTCGGCTATAGTGCCTTCTGGGCCGGACTGGTGATTAGCCTGCAATATCTCGCCACGCTGCTGAGCCGCCCCCATGCCGGACGCTATGCCGACCAGTGGGGACCGAAAAAAGTGGTGGTGATCGGCCTGTTCGGCTGTTTTATCAGCGGGTTATGCATTCTGCTTTCGGCCTTGACCGAAAGCTGGACGGTGCTCAGTCTTGGGTTGCTGTGCCTGGGCAGGGTGATTCTTGGTATCGGCCAGAGTTTCTCCGGCACCGGCACCTCGCTGTGGGGCGTGGCACGGGTTGGCTCATTGCATATTGGTCGGGTGATCTCATGGAACGGCATTGTCACCTATGGGGCGATGGCGATTGGGGCACCGCTTGGCGTGGTGATTTTCCACAGCGGCGGGCTGTTGCTGCTCTCCGGGGTGATCATCGCCATCTGTGTGCTGGCGATTGCGCTGGCGTTACCGCGTGCGCCGGTGAAAGGCAGCAAAGCCAAACCGCTGCCATTCCGTGATGTCCTGGGCAAGATTTACGGTTTTGGCCTGATCCTGGCGATGGGATCGGCGGGCTTCGGGGTGATCGCTACCTTTATTACCTTGTTCTATAAAGATAAAGGCTGGGATGGCGCGGCATTTGCCCTGACGCTATTCAGCGCTGCCTTTGTCGGCACCCGTTTGTTGTTCCCGAATGCCATCAACCGCCTCGGCGGCCTACGGGTTGCCAGCATCTGCTTTGCGGTGGAGGCGGTGGGCCTGTTCCTGGTTGCGGCGTCGTTTGATCCCTGGATGGCAAAGGTTGGCGCGTTCTTTACCGGCGCAGGCTTCTCGTTAGTCTTCCCGGCGATTGGCGTGGTGGCGGTCAAAGTGGTGCCGCAGCAGAATCAGGGCAGCGCGCTCGCCACCTATACCGCGTTTATGGATTTGTCGTTGGGGATCACCGGCCCGATTGCCGGTTTTATTATGAGCTTCGCGGGAGTGCCGCTGGTCTACTTCCTCACTGCGCTACTGGTGTGTCTGGCGCTGGTATGTACGCTGCGCATGAGCCGACGTCAGCCCGCCAGCCCGCCCATTGAAATCAAAGAGAATTAA
- a CDS encoding ABC transporter ATP-binding protein: MTRVAQPIELKNLSWSAGNLTILHDLSLTIPAGQTLALLGPSGCGKSTLLKLLAGLLQPTSGEIWLGDQCVASATHCAAPEARNLGMVFQDYALWPHMSVAQNVAFPLRMRGVKKATALEQAQAALTQVELSGFGDRKLAMLSGGQQQRVALARALVAQPAILLFDEPLSNLDRELRETLAQHMAQLLRAAGITAVYVTHDREEANTLADRIIHLAQGQMVSVTDLSGENHAISQVC, encoded by the coding sequence ATGACGCGTGTCGCGCAACCCATCGAACTGAAAAACCTGAGCTGGTCAGCGGGTAACCTGACCATTCTGCACGATCTCTCCCTGACCATTCCGGCCGGACAAACGCTGGCGCTGCTCGGCCCTTCTGGCTGTGGCAAAAGTACGCTGCTGAAACTGCTGGCGGGTTTGCTGCAACCCACGTCCGGCGAAATCTGGCTGGGCGACCAGTGCGTCGCCTCCGCCACCCACTGCGCAGCGCCGGAAGCGCGCAACCTCGGCATGGTGTTTCAGGATTACGCGCTGTGGCCGCATATGAGCGTGGCGCAGAACGTGGCCTTTCCGTTGCGTATGCGCGGGGTAAAAAAAGCAACGGCGCTGGAGCAGGCACAAGCCGCGCTGACGCAGGTGGAACTGAGCGGATTTGGCGATCGTAAACTCGCGATGTTGTCGGGCGGTCAGCAGCAACGCGTCGCGTTAGCGCGTGCGCTGGTCGCACAACCGGCGATTCTGCTGTTCGACGAACCCTTATCCAATCTCGACCGCGAACTGCGTGAAACCCTCGCACAACATATGGCGCAGTTGCTGCGCGCCGCCGGGATCACCGCCGTATACGTCACCCATGACCGCGAGGAGGCCAATACCCTCGCCGACCGCATTATCCATCTGGCGCAGGGCCAGATGGTTTCAGTCACTGACCTCTCAGGGGAAAACCATGCCATCTCTCAAGTCTGTTAA
- a CDS encoding ABC transporter substrate-binding protein, with amino-acid sequence MPSLKSVKTGAISAMILTSAMMMNDAEALTVYTAGPGSLAKSLAAGFEKQTGVKVNIFQATTGKVMARLEAEQANPQADVLISASWDTAEDLQQRGWLLPYQSPNAANVPAAFKTDAYVAQGISALGIVWNTNSHTPEPKTWQDLTGPAFKDQVTTPDPALSGASLDLLIGLQNGEGEKAWQLFDQLKANGMVISGPNAQAVTPVLQGAKAAVFGAVDYVTYNNIAQGEAVKVIFPENGTVVAPRPMMILKTSQHAADAKAFIDYVLSDEGQQQVAKAWLMPARTDIKAQRPLITEIKLLPVNQEGGSERAAVLKRFATLFGQ; translated from the coding sequence ATGCCATCTCTCAAGTCTGTTAAAACAGGAGCCATCAGCGCGATGATTTTGACTTCCGCCATGATGATGAACGATGCCGAGGCACTGACGGTGTACACCGCCGGGCCGGGATCGCTGGCAAAAAGCCTCGCCGCCGGGTTTGAAAAACAAACCGGGGTCAAGGTGAATATATTCCAGGCCACCACCGGCAAGGTGATGGCGCGCCTGGAAGCCGAACAGGCAAATCCGCAGGCCGATGTGCTGATCTCCGCCTCCTGGGATACCGCCGAAGACCTGCAACAACGTGGTTGGTTGCTGCCTTACCAAAGCCCCAACGCGGCCAACGTCCCGGCGGCGTTTAAAACCGATGCTTACGTGGCACAAGGCATTTCCGCGCTCGGTATCGTCTGGAACACCAATAGCCATACCCCGGAACCGAAAACCTGGCAGGACCTCACCGGCCCGGCATTTAAAGATCAGGTCACTACACCCGATCCAGCGCTGTCCGGGGCGTCCCTCGATCTGTTAATCGGTTTGCAGAACGGCGAAGGTGAAAAAGCCTGGCAGTTGTTTGATCAACTCAAAGCCAACGGTATGGTGATCAGCGGCCCGAACGCCCAGGCGGTGACGCCGGTGTTGCAGGGTGCGAAGGCGGCGGTATTTGGTGCGGTGGATTACGTGACCTACAACAACATCGCGCAAGGTGAGGCGGTGAAAGTGATTTTCCCGGAAAACGGCACGGTGGTCGCGCCGCGTCCGATGATGATCCTGAAAACCAGCCAACATGCTGCGGATGCCAAAGCCTTTATCGATTATGTGTTGTCGGATGAGGGCCAGCAGCAAGTGGCGAAGGCCTGGCTGATGCCAGCGCGTACCGATATCAAGGCACAACGCCCGCTGATCACCGAGATTAAACTGTTGCCGGTGAATCAGGAGGGGGGCAGCGAACGCGCGGCAGTGCTGAAACGCTTTGCCACGCTGTTCGGGCAATAA
- a CDS encoding ABC transporter permease: MARALFNGLILLALLVLVALPLLFIVLQALFPHLSEGEWRGAFSALPTLLEDPQLVPMWLGTLKIGLGVALGSLLLGLPLGALRGLFRLPGAALWDLLFLIPFLTPPYIVALAWTLALQRNGYVAQLTGLNFDSLLFSSSGMMLVMTLNIFPVVYFAVSRALMTSGQRLAWVARVHGASAWRAFWQITLPLTLPALAGGVLLAFTLAIEEYGVPAALGARAGLTLMTVGIEQKLADWPIDLPGAASLSLMLSVVALLAWFCQRKLTGSSDVTAVSGKPVSQDAADPGGWQWPMLLLFTGTTLLAVALPLGAMTLSGLLNTLSGGIHTSNLTLRHFAALFSQQGDALTAFSTSIGLALGAALLTGLLGFLIAWRVAEGKTRLLALMDGLALLPAAMPGVVIGVGLILLWNRGFWPVSPYNTLAILLLSYSCLLLPWPVRYVSSALRQLGPTLEPAARVHGATRIQALRLIVLPLVAPSLLAAMMMVFAVASRELVTSLILAPAGTQTVAIFIWRQFEQGSVGQGMAMATLTLLASLSLMLAALALLRGKSG, from the coding sequence ATGGCGCGTGCCCTGTTTAACGGTTTGATCCTGCTGGCGTTGCTGGTGCTGGTGGCGCTGCCGCTGCTGTTTATCGTGCTCCAGGCGCTGTTTCCGCATCTGAGCGAGGGAGAGTGGCGTGGCGCTTTCAGCGCGCTGCCGACCCTGCTGGAGGACCCGCAGTTAGTCCCGATGTGGCTGGGTACGCTGAAAATTGGCCTGGGAGTGGCACTCGGCAGCCTGCTGCTCGGACTACCCCTTGGCGCGCTGCGTGGGCTGTTTCGCCTGCCCGGCGCGGCGCTGTGGGATCTGTTGTTTCTTATCCCCTTCCTGACGCCACCTTACATCGTCGCGCTGGCCTGGACGCTGGCGCTACAACGCAATGGTTACGTTGCCCAGCTCACCGGGCTGAATTTTGACAGCCTGCTGTTCAGCAGCAGCGGCATGATGCTGGTGATGACGCTGAATATCTTTCCGGTGGTTTACTTCGCGGTGTCGCGTGCGCTGATGACAAGTGGGCAGCGTCTGGCCTGGGTGGCGCGGGTGCATGGTGCTTCCGCATGGCGTGCTTTCTGGCAAATCACCCTGCCCCTGACCTTACCGGCGTTGGCGGGTGGTGTGCTGCTGGCGTTTACCCTGGCGATTGAGGAGTACGGCGTCCCGGCGGCGCTCGGTGCACGCGCCGGATTAACCTTGATGACGGTGGGCATTGAACAGAAGCTGGCCGACTGGCCCATCGATTTGCCAGGGGCCGCCTCGTTGTCGCTGATGTTAAGCGTGGTGGCGCTGCTGGCGTGGTTTTGCCAGCGCAAACTGACCGGCAGCAGCGATGTCACGGCAGTGAGCGGCAAACCGGTGTCACAGGACGCCGCCGATCCTGGTGGCTGGCAATGGCCAATGCTGCTGCTGTTCACCGGGACCACGTTGCTGGCAGTAGCGTTACCGCTGGGGGCCATGACGCTCAGCGGCCTGTTAAATACCTTGTCCGGTGGCATTCATACCAGCAACCTGACGCTGCGCCATTTCGCCGCGCTGTTCAGCCAGCAGGGGGATGCGCTGACAGCCTTCTCCACCAGCATCGGGCTGGCGCTGGGGGCGGCGTTGCTGACCGGGCTTCTTGGCTTTCTCATCGCCTGGCGCGTTGCCGAGGGCAAAACCCGTCTGCTGGCGCTGATGGATGGTCTGGCGCTGCTACCGGCGGCCATGCCGGGGGTGGTGATTGGCGTGGGGTTGATTCTGCTGTGGAATCGCGGTTTCTGGCCAGTTTCACCTTACAACACGCTGGCGATTTTGCTGCTTTCCTATAGCTGCCTACTGCTGCCGTGGCCGGTGCGCTATGTCAGCAGCGCCCTGCGCCAGCTTGGCCCAACGCTGGAACCCGCCGCCCGCGTGCATGGGGCGACGCGTATCCAGGCGCTGCGTTTGATTGTGTTACCGCTGGTGGCACCGAGCCTGCTGGCGGCCATGATGATGGTGTTTGCCGTCGCCTCGCGCGAACTGGTGACTTCACTGATTCTGGCTCCGGCAGGCACGCAAACCGTAGCGATATTTATCTGGCGACAGTTTGAGCAAGGCTCCGTCGGACAGGGCATGGCAATGGCCACCCTGACGCTGCTCGCCAGCCTCAGCCTGATGCTCGCCGCGCTGGCGTTGCTGCGCGGAAAATCGGGCTAG
- a CDS encoding ABC transporter substrate-binding protein, with protein sequence MKWQKPVVAALLLCAAFGSQAAPDLSHVTLVLGDQARNLRSLVEAAGVMKDAPYQYRWANFQGAAPLFEAQRAGAVDTSYAGDLPVLMAASGGVPLKIIATNVGDGGSNGLIVPADSPIHSVKDLVGKEVVVSSARGSISQHLLYQALQEADVQRDAVPVRFVLPTDASAAFNSGQISAWATFDPYLGIAEQHGARLLRDGKGLTTALSFVTATQSSLDDPLKRAAIADFTHRLAQAREWALAHPQEYNQVYAQLTRLQPADAGKITARISHGIRAVTPDDIAQVQQVSDLFSALHILPNKVDVQAITDTQVFADGGQY encoded by the coding sequence ATGAAATGGCAGAAACCCGTTGTTGCTGCGCTGCTGCTGTGCGCGGCGTTTGGCAGTCAGGCTGCGCCTGATTTAAGTCACGTCACGCTGGTGCTGGGCGATCAGGCGCGAAACCTGCGCTCGCTGGTTGAAGCGGCCGGAGTGATGAAAGATGCGCCTTATCAGTACCGTTGGGCGAATTTTCAGGGGGCGGCACCGTTGTTTGAAGCGCAACGCGCCGGGGCCGTGGACACCTCCTACGCCGGTGATTTACCGGTGCTGATGGCGGCATCTGGCGGTGTTCCGCTGAAAATCATCGCCACCAACGTCGGTGACGGCGGCTCCAACGGGCTGATTGTCCCGGCGGATTCCCCAATCCACAGCGTTAAGGATTTGGTGGGTAAAGAGGTGGTGGTTTCATCTGCGCGCGGCAGCATCTCACAGCATCTGTTGTATCAGGCTTTGCAGGAAGCAGATGTGCAACGGGATGCCGTACCGGTGCGTTTTGTGCTGCCAACCGATGCCAGCGCGGCGTTTAACTCAGGGCAGATTAGCGCCTGGGCCACCTTTGATCCCTATTTAGGTATTGCGGAGCAGCATGGCGCACGCCTGCTGCGTGATGGCAAAGGGCTGACCACGGCACTCTCCTTTGTCACCGCGACACAAAGCTCGCTCGATGATCCATTGAAGCGCGCGGCGATTGCCGATTTCACTCATCGTCTGGCACAGGCGCGTGAGTGGGCGCTGGCGCACCCGCAAGAATACAACCAGGTGTATGCGCAACTGACGCGTCTGCAACCGGCTGATGCCGGGAAAATCACCGCGCGTATCTCCCACGGTATTCGCGCGGTGACACCGGATGATATCGCCCAGGTGCAGCAGGTATCTGACCTGTTCAGCGCGCTGCATATTCTGCCGAATAAGGTAGATGTGCAGGCGATTACCGATACACAGGTGTTTGCTGACGGCGGGCAGTATTGA